In Bufo gargarizans isolate SCDJY-AF-19 chromosome 6, ASM1485885v1, whole genome shotgun sequence, a single genomic region encodes these proteins:
- the STK35 gene encoding serine/threonine-protein kinase 35: MESAKRKRRRSPGVRPLRERLPAPLLNVQPVNGTLKPEASVEEVVVSSRPRRPRYSLLSEIGRGSYGVVYEAVARKSGARVAVKKIRCDAPENVELALSEFWALTSLRRRHPNVVRFEECVLQRNGLAQKMSHGNKSSQLYLRLVETSLKGERILGYTEEACYLWFVMEFCEGGDLNQYVLSRRPDPAINKSFMLQLTSAIAFLHKNQIVHRDLKPDNILITERSGTPVLKVADFGLSKVCAGLAARGKESSEGGCNENKTVNVNKYWLSSACGSDFYMAPEVWEGHYTAKADIFALGIIIWAMIERITFVDAETKRELLGTYIRQGSEIVPVGEALLENPKMELHIPQKRRTSMSEGIRQLLKDMLAANPQDRPDAFELETRMDQVTCAA, from the exons ATGGAATCCGCTAAAAGAAAGCGCCGGAGAAGCCCTGGAGTGCGGCCCCTGAGAGAACGGCTGCCCGCCCCCCTCCTCAACGTGCAGCCAGTAAACGGCACACTCAAGCCCGAGGCCTCAgtggaggaggtggtggtgaGCAGCAGGCCCCGGCGGCCTCGGTACAGCTTACTGTCCGAGATAGGCCGCGGTAGTTACGGAGTGGTGTACGAGGCCGTGGCCCGGAAGAGTGGGGCCCGGGTGGCCGTCAAGAAGATCCGCTGTGACGCCCCGGAGAACGTCGAGCTGGCCCTGTCCGAGTTCTGGGCCCTGACCAGCCTGCGCCGCCGGCACCCGAACGTCGTGCGCTTCGAGGAGTGCGTCCTGCAGAGGAACGGCCTGGCCCAGAAGATGAGCCACGGCAACAAGAGCAGCCAGCTGTACCTGCGCCTGGTGGAGACCTCCCTCAAAG GGGAGCGTATTTTGGGCTACACAGAAGAAGCTTGTTACTTGTGGTTTGTCATGGAGTTCTGCGAAGGTGGAGACCTCAACCAGTATGTCCTGTCCAGGCGTCCAGACCCAGCCATCAACAAAAGCTTCATGCTGCAACTGACAAGTGCCATTGCTTTCCTGCACAAAAACCAGATAGTTCACCGGGACCTGAAACCAGACAATATTCTGATCACAGAGCGATCCGGGACCCCGGTGCTCAAAGTGGCTGATTTTGGCCTCAGCAAAGTGTGCGCTGGACTTGCCGCCCGCGGGAAGGAGAGCAGTGAGGGAGGCTGCAACGAAAACAAGACGGTCAACGTCAACAAGTACTGGCTGTCGTCGGCCTGCGGCTCAGACTTTTACATGGCTCCGGAGGTGTGGGAAGGACACTACACGGCTAAAGCTGACATATTTGCCCTGGGCATCATCATCTGGGCCATGATTGAGCGGATCACCTTTGTGGATGCAGAGACCAAGAGGGAGCTGTTGGGAACCTACATTAGGCAGGGCAGTGAGATTGTCCCGGTAGGGGAAGCGCTGCTAGAGAACCCAAAGATGGAACTTCACATCCCACAGAAACGCAGGACTTCCATGTCTGAGGGCATTCGACAACTGCTTAAAGACATGCTGGCTGCTAATCCACAAGACCGGCCAGATGCATTTGAGCTGGAGACTCGGATGGACCAAGTCACGTGTGCTGCTTGA